The sequence CTTTCCATTTCTAGCAGCACGTCGCCCAACTTGCTGTGCGACCAGAAGAAATTCGGATTCAGTTCATTAGCGCGCCGGTACGCAACCACCGCCTCCTCCCAGCGTTCCAAATTTACCAGCGCTTCTGCTAAATTGTGGTGCGCCCAGAAATGGTTGGGATTAAGTTCGATTGATTTTTGGTAAGCCGAAATCGCCTCTTCCCAGCGTTCCAGTTTAATCAGCGCGTCGGCTAAATAATTGTGAGACCAACTAAAATCAGGATTTAATTCAGTTGCTTTGGTGTAAGCCCCTACAGCTTCTTCCCAGCGTTCCAACTTCAGCAATACATCTGCTAAATTGTTGTGAGACCAGCTAAAATCAGGATTTAATTCGATCGCCTTGCGGTAAGCATTTACAGCTTCCTCCCAACGTTCCAACTTCACCAGCGACTCAGCTAAATTGTTGTGCGACCAAGATAGTTCGGGATTAGTTCTAATTGCATTGGTGTAAGCATCTACAGCTTCCTCCCACTGTTCTTGATTTTTGAGAAGTTCGCCCAATTCGTGATAAGCTGCGCCAGCATTTGGGTTCATGGCAACCGCGCGCCGGTAACAGTCTATTCCTTGCTCGACCTTACCTTGCTCGATCAAAGTTTTGGCTAACTGTTCGTGTTCTTCAGCGGTGCCGGACTTGGGGTCGATCGCAAATGCTCGATACCAGGCTTGGGCCGCCGGCTCTGACTTACCTAGTTGCGTCAACAATTTGGCAAAATTGCGGAAAGCCCCGGCAAAATCTGGTTTCAGGGCGATCGCCTTTTCGTAAGCAGAAACCGCTTGCTGCCACTGTTCTTGCTGCGCGCAAATGCTGCCATAATTAGCGTAGGCTTCGGCAAAATTCGGGTTAATTTCTATTGCTTTGACATAGCAATTTTTAGCTTCATCTATTTTTCCACCAGCTTGCAGGGCGTTGCCCAACATTTTGTAGAGTGGCGCTTCCGGCTTAATTTGTAGAGCTTTTTTGCAAGCCGAAATTGCCTGTTCCAATTTGCCCTGAGCAAAATAACCTTCTGCGAGTATTTTGTATGCTTCTGGATATTCTATATTAATTGTCGAATTAACTGCTGGCTTGACTGGCTGCTGCACTGGGGGCTTAACTGGGGTAGCTGCTGGCTGTTGCTGCTTAACTGCGCCGTTTGTTCCGTTTGCACCTGCCAAAGTCTGCTGGCCCTCGCTGCCATTTCTGGCATTAGCTGCGTTGAGTTCAATAGCTTTGCGATAATATGGTGTCGCTTCTTCTAATTTCCCTTGTTTTTTCAGTGCTTCGCCGAGATTTTG comes from Microcoleus sp. bin38.metabat.b11b12b14.051 and encodes:
- a CDS encoding tetratricopeptide repeat protein, giving the protein MSSTVNTESTAVQFNQQGEIYLSQGKLEEAIASCEQALKIHPNFAPAYKTLGNALQAQGRMEEARHWYAKAIEIEPNFAEVYANLGSICAQQEKWSEAIEFYQKAIAIKPNFAGVYRNLAKVFGQIGKGAQAQECWYRAFSLEPEKVSPAEHLNLGDALFRQEKFPEAIACYDRAIKLNPNLPQAYQNLGEALKKQGKLEEATPYYRKAIELNAANARNGSEGQQTLAGANGTNGAVKQQQPAATPVKPPVQQPVKPAVNSTINIEYPEAYKILAEGYFAQGKLEQAISACKKALQIKPEAPLYKMLGNALQAGGKIDEAKNCYVKAIEINPNFAEAYANYGSICAQQEQWQQAVSAYEKAIALKPDFAGAFRNFAKLLTQLGKSEPAAQAWYRAFAIDPKSGTAEEHEQLAKTLIEQGKVEQGIDCYRRAVAMNPNAGAAYHELGELLKNQEQWEEAVDAYTNAIRTNPELSWSHNNLAESLVKLERWEEAVNAYRKAIELNPDFSWSHNNLADVLLKLERWEEAVGAYTKATELNPDFSWSHNYLADALIKLERWEEAISAYQKSIELNPNHFWAHHNLAEALVNLERWEEAVVAYRRANELNPNFFWSHSKLGDVLLEMERWDEAIEVYRRAAQLNRDFPWTYYNMGTALEKLERWDESIAAYRCAVEIQPDLPWISQKLADALRMRSQWDLQEAMRLYRRAIQDNPEDVQLYHKALEIAPNDADLYVELANALVRHSWPDGAIVFYQMALQIR